A window of Psychroflexus sp. ALD_RP9 contains these coding sequences:
- a CDS encoding ABC-F family ATP-binding cassette domain-containing protein, with product MLTVSNLSVQFGKRVLFDEVNTTFSEGNCYGIIGANGAGKSTFLKIISNQIEPTSGHVHLEPGKRMSVLEQDHSIYDDYTVLETVIMGNKPLYDIKKEMDEIYAKEDFSDADGERVGVLQVEFEEMDGWNADSNAASLLSNLGISTDLHYNHVKDLDGKQKVRVLLAKAIFGNPDVLIMDEPTNDLDYETISWLENFLANFDNTVIVVSHDRHFLDAVCTHISDIDFGKITHYSGNYTFWYESSQLAARQRAQQNKKAEDKKKELQQFIERFSANVAKSKQATSRKKMIEKLNFEDIKPSSRRYPAIIFEKDREVGDQILNIDNLSASLDGEVLFSNIHINLSKNDKVIFYSKDSRATTAFYEIINGKQQPDTGKIEWGVTTSQSYLPNDNSDFFNTKMNLVDWLRQWAKTDEEREEVHIRGFLGKMLFSGDEALKGAEVLSGGEKVRCMLSRMMMMRANVLILDEPTNHLDLESITAFNNSLVNFKGNILLTTHDHQFAQTVGNRIIELTPNGVIDKYSTFDEYMSDPKIKEQRHKMYQKK from the coding sequence ATGCTAACAGTCTCTAATTTGTCAGTTCAATTTGGTAAACGCGTATTATTTGACGAGGTTAACACCACTTTCTCCGAAGGCAACTGCTACGGTATAATAGGTGCTAATGGCGCAGGTAAATCAACTTTTTTAAAAATAATTTCAAATCAAATTGAGCCAACCTCTGGACATGTTCATTTAGAACCTGGAAAACGGATGTCAGTCTTAGAGCAAGACCATAGCATTTACGATGATTATACAGTTTTAGAAACTGTTATAATGGGAAACAAGCCTCTTTATGATATTAAAAAAGAGATGGATGAAATCTACGCTAAAGAAGACTTTAGTGATGCTGATGGTGAGCGTGTTGGTGTTTTGCAAGTTGAGTTTGAAGAAATGGATGGCTGGAATGCAGACAGCAATGCAGCCTCACTCCTATCAAACTTAGGAATTTCAACAGATTTACACTACAATCATGTTAAAGATTTAGACGGCAAACAAAAAGTTCGTGTTTTGTTAGCTAAAGCTATTTTTGGTAATCCAGATGTTCTAATTATGGATGAGCCAACAAACGACCTTGATTACGAAACAATTTCTTGGCTTGAAAATTTCTTGGCTAATTTTGATAATACTGTTATAGTAGTGTCTCACGACAGACACTTTTTAGATGCAGTTTGTACACATATTTCAGACATTGATTTTGGCAAGATTACACACTACAGCGGAAATTATACGTTTTGGTATGAGTCATCTCAATTGGCTGCTCGACAAAGAGCACAACAAAATAAAAAGGCCGAAGATAAAAAGAAAGAACTCCAACAATTTATAGAGCGTTTTAGCGCAAATGTTGCTAAATCTAAACAGGCAACTTCCCGCAAAAAAATGATTGAAAAACTAAACTTTGAAGATATTAAACCTTCGAGTAGACGTTATCCTGCTATTATTTTTGAGAAAGACCGAGAAGTTGGAGACCAAATCTTAAATATAGATAATCTTTCTGCAAGCTTAGATGGTGAAGTTTTATTTTCAAACATACACATTAATTTATCTAAAAACGATAAAGTAATCTTTTACTCTAAAGATTCAAGAGCCACAACAGCTTTCTATGAAATTATTAATGGTAAGCAACAACCTGATACAGGAAAAATTGAATGGGGCGTAACGACTTCACAATCTTACCTACCTAATGATAATAGTGATTTTTTTAATACGAAAATGAACCTTGTAGATTGGTTAAGGCAATGGGCTAAAACTGATGAAGAACGAGAAGAAGTTCATATTAGAGGTTTTTTAGGAAAAATGCTGTTTAGTGGAGACGAAGCTTTAAAAGGTGCAGAAGTACTTTCTGGCGGTGAAAAAGTAAGGTGTATGCTAAGTAGAATGATGATGATGAGAGCTAATGTTTTAATTCTTGATGAACCAACAAATCACTTAGATTTAGAATCAATTACAGCATTTAATAATTCTTTAGTTAACTTTAAGGGTAATATTTTACTAACAACACATGACCATCAATTTGCTCAAACAGTTGGCAACCGAATTATAGAGTTAACTCCTAACGGTGTCATTGACAAATACAGCACCTTCGATGAATATATGTCAGACCCTAAAATTAAAGAGCAACGTCATAAAATGTATCAAAAAAAATAA
- a CDS encoding AMP-dependent synthetase/ligase, producing the protein MSTIKRLFDFPYYQAEKYNLDDALVTKYNGKWISTSSKEYIKKVNKISRGLLKLGISSNDKVAIISTNNRTEWNIMDIGIMQLGAQDVPIYPTISEEDYAYVLNHSESKICFVSDQEVYDKVMAIKDEVPSLKEVYTFNKIDGAKSWEEVLKLGEDESTQDQVEALKNKVTENDLATLIYTSGTTGKPKGVMLSHKNIVSNALNSSTRLPLEPGQAKALSFLPVCHIYERMLQYLYQYNGVSIYFAESIETISDNLKEVKPEVMSAVPRLLEKVYDKIIAKGADLTGIKKALFFWAVDVGLDYQPYQQNGWWYEKKLSLAKKLIFSKWQEALGGNLKVIASGSAALQPRLAKVFNAAGMGVMEGYGLTETSPVISVNDMRNKGFKIGTVGKVLPETEVKIAEDGEILVKGPQVMMGYYKDEEKTNEVLKNDYFHTGDIGEIDDEGFLKITDRKKEIFKTSGGKYVAPQLIENTMKQSRFIEQIMVIGEGEKMPAALIQPNFEFIEEWAERKNYNLGSSNKEIINNPKLINRIQEEIDTLNARFGKWEKIKRFELTADVWSVEDEHLTPTMKLKRRVIKAKYMNLYEKIYGSSN; encoded by the coding sequence ATGTCAACAATAAAACGCTTATTTGATTTCCCCTATTATCAAGCCGAAAAATATAATTTAGATGATGCTTTAGTAACTAAATATAATGGTAAATGGATTTCAACTTCATCTAAAGAATATATCAAGAAAGTTAATAAAATTAGTCGTGGCTTATTAAAATTAGGTATTTCCTCAAACGATAAAGTAGCGATCATTTCAACTAATAACCGGACTGAATGGAATATTATGGATATTGGAATAATGCAACTTGGTGCTCAAGATGTTCCTATTTATCCTACCATTTCTGAAGAGGATTATGCTTATGTACTTAATCATAGCGAATCTAAAATTTGCTTTGTTTCAGACCAAGAAGTCTATGACAAAGTCATGGCTATAAAAGATGAAGTTCCTAGTTTAAAAGAAGTCTATACTTTCAATAAAATAGATGGCGCTAAAAGTTGGGAAGAAGTTTTAAAGCTTGGTGAGGATGAATCGACACAAGACCAAGTTGAAGCGCTAAAGAATAAAGTTACTGAAAACGATTTAGCGACTTTAATTTATACATCTGGTACAACAGGAAAGCCTAAAGGAGTCATGCTATCACATAAAAACATTGTGAGTAATGCTTTAAATAGTTCTACAAGACTTCCTTTAGAGCCAGGTCAAGCAAAAGCACTTAGTTTCTTACCTGTTTGCCATATCTATGAGAGAATGTTACAATACTTATATCAATATAATGGTGTGAGTATTTATTTTGCTGAATCTATTGAAACAATTAGCGATAATCTAAAAGAGGTAAAACCAGAGGTCATGTCAGCCGTACCTCGTTTACTTGAAAAAGTTTATGACAAAATTATTGCAAAAGGTGCAGACTTAACGGGTATTAAAAAAGCTTTATTTTTCTGGGCTGTAGATGTTGGTTTAGATTACCAACCTTACCAACAAAACGGCTGGTGGTATGAAAAGAAACTAAGCTTAGCCAAAAAACTTATTTTTAGCAAATGGCAAGAAGCTTTAGGCGGAAATTTAAAAGTTATTGCATCTGGAAGTGCAGCTTTACAACCTCGATTAGCTAAAGTTTTTAATGCAGCAGGAATGGGCGTTATGGAAGGCTATGGTCTAACTGAAACATCGCCTGTAATATCTGTAAACGATATGCGAAACAAAGGCTTTAAAATAGGAACAGTCGGAAAAGTCTTACCAGAAACCGAAGTTAAAATTGCTGAAGATGGAGAGATTTTGGTTAAAGGACCTCAGGTTATGATGGGTTATTACAAAGATGAAGAAAAAACAAATGAAGTACTCAAGAATGATTATTTCCATACAGGCGATATTGGTGAAATTGATGATGAAGGTTTCTTAAAAATTACAGACCGTAAAAAAGAAATATTTAAAACTTCTGGTGGCAAATATGTTGCACCGCAACTAATTGAAAATACCATGAAGCAATCTAGATTTATTGAACAAATTATGGTTATTGGTGAAGGTGAAAAAATGCCTGCTGCACTAATTCAACCTAACTTTGAATTTATTGAAGAATGGGCTGAACGCAAAAATTATAATCTAGGAAGTAGCAACAAAGAAATTATAAATAACCCTAAACTGATTAATCGTATCCAAGAAGAAATTGATACACTCAATGCCCGCTTCGGTAAATGGGAAAAGATAAAACGTTTTGAATTAACTGCCGATGTTTGGAGTGTTGAAGATGAACATCTAACACCAACAATGAAACTTAAACGTCGTGTAATAAAAGCCAAGTATATGAATCTTTACGAAAAAATTTATGGCAGCTCTAATTAA
- a CDS encoding universal stress protein, with the protein MKPIKNILVGLDLSDIDQDLIKYSSFFADSVGVEKVYFVHNIKRYEISEMLEKELENIDLEELITDEINETVENNFKSEVEWEVLISDDPYTESLISYIVNKYTIDLLIMGNKNNDEGSGLLAFKLLRTTRCQFLWIPKNTNHSMKKVWIGTDFSNASKKCFTFADFLNSEHNFEFEAVHVYNLPIHFSPYVNNSKIEPKMKDYVDKKFDNFLKKVRFNGKINQIKILGREANVASKLKKEAYKNNVDLLMVADKGANTISNLTLGSITEDLFNRELKIPLLIIKD; encoded by the coding sequence ATGAAACCAATTAAAAATATACTAGTGGGTCTAGATCTTTCAGATATCGATCAAGATTTAATTAAATATAGCTCTTTTTTTGCAGACTCAGTAGGTGTTGAGAAAGTGTATTTTGTTCATAACATAAAACGCTACGAAATATCTGAAATGCTCGAAAAAGAACTTGAAAATATAGATTTAGAAGAACTGATAACTGATGAAATTAATGAAACTGTAGAAAATAATTTTAAATCTGAAGTCGAATGGGAAGTCCTTATTTCTGACGACCCTTATACTGAATCACTTATTAGTTATATTGTGAATAAATACACCATTGATTTACTGATAATGGGTAATAAAAATAATGATGAGGGTTCTGGCCTTTTAGCTTTCAAGCTTTTAAGAACCACTAGATGCCAATTTTTATGGATACCAAAAAACACTAATCATAGTATGAAGAAAGTCTGGATTGGTACTGACTTCTCGAACGCTTCAAAAAAATGCTTTACATTTGCTGACTTTCTCAATTCTGAACATAATTTTGAGTTTGAAGCTGTTCATGTATACAACTTACCAATCCATTTTTCACCATACGTCAACAATTCTAAAATTGAACCCAAGATGAAAGATTATGTTGATAAAAAGTTTGATAATTTTCTTAAAAAAGTAAGATTCAATGGTAAAATAAATCAAATAAAAATTTTAGGCCGTGAAGCTAATGTTGCAAGTAAACTTAAAAAAGAAGCTTACAAAAATAATGTAGACTTATTAATGGTTGCAGACAAAGGAGCAAACACAATTTCAAATCTAACTTTAGGTAGCATCACAGAAGATTTATTTAATAGAGAGCTAAAAATACCTTTACTAATTATAAAAGATTAG
- a CDS encoding BCCT family transporter, with protein sequence MSQKITRSDEKKSIFGLEINGPVFFSSTILIIIGIALTLIFGEAAEDIFNKVQNQVAEFGGWIFVMSVNVFLIFILFLAFGKYGKIKLGGRDAEPEFKTLSWFSMLFSAGMGIGLLFWSVAEPVTHFGNPPSADANSVAAAKEAMNFTFLHWGFHAWAIYALVGLALAFFTYSRGLPLTIRSVFYPFLGDKIYGIIGDIIDIFAVLATLFGLATSLGLGVQQVAAGLEQVLGLSSGITTQVLLIAGITAIATISVVLGVDKGVKILSEWNVRIAVVLLILVVILGPTLFIFESYLENIGNYFSSVVEISLWNESFSNGDWQNSWTLFYWGWWIAWSPFVGTFIARVSKGRTIKEFVLGVLIVPSLLTFFWITAFGTSALDMILNGNETIAKAVDNDVSTALFIFFENFPFTIVLNVVGIILIMGFFVTSSDSGSLVIDSLTSGGKIEAPVGQRIFWAVTEGTVAAVLLIGGGLGALQTASIATGLPFAIILLIMCFSLYRGLNDEVKKREKSKEDHQRKDYEKIVSNIIKKRIKK encoded by the coding sequence ATGTCTCAAAAAATTACAAGAAGCGATGAAAAGAAATCAATTTTTGGATTAGAAATTAATGGTCCTGTTTTCTTTTCATCGACAATATTAATAATTATTGGAATTGCACTTACTCTTATTTTTGGAGAAGCAGCCGAAGATATTTTTAACAAAGTTCAAAATCAAGTTGCCGAATTTGGTGGCTGGATATTTGTAATGAGTGTTAATGTATTTTTAATATTTATTCTTTTTTTAGCTTTTGGAAAGTATGGCAAAATAAAACTTGGGGGAAGAGATGCTGAACCAGAATTCAAGACATTATCTTGGTTTTCAATGCTTTTTAGTGCTGGTATGGGTATTGGCTTATTATTTTGGAGTGTAGCTGAACCTGTAACCCATTTTGGAAATCCACCTAGTGCCGATGCTAATTCAGTTGCTGCTGCTAAAGAAGCTATGAATTTCACTTTCTTACACTGGGGCTTTCATGCCTGGGCTATTTATGCTTTAGTAGGTTTAGCTCTTGCATTTTTTACATATTCAAGAGGTTTACCGCTTACAATTAGAAGCGTATTTTATCCATTTTTAGGTGATAAAATTTATGGTATAATTGGTGATATTATAGATATTTTTGCCGTTCTGGCAACTCTTTTCGGTTTAGCAACCTCATTAGGCCTAGGCGTACAACAAGTTGCAGCTGGACTAGAACAGGTCTTGGGTCTTAGCTCAGGAATTACAACTCAAGTTTTACTCATTGCTGGAATTACTGCTATAGCTACAATATCAGTTGTTTTAGGCGTAGACAAAGGTGTAAAAATTCTAAGTGAGTGGAATGTTAGAATTGCTGTAGTTTTACTTATTTTAGTCGTTATTTTAGGTCCTACACTTTTTATTTTTGAAAGTTATCTAGAAAATATTGGTAATTACTTTAGCAGTGTTGTAGAAATCTCTCTGTGGAATGAAAGCTTCTCTAATGGAGATTGGCAAAATAGTTGGACGTTATTTTATTGGGGTTGGTGGATTGCTTGGTCACCTTTTGTTGGAACTTTTATCGCTAGAGTCTCAAAAGGAAGAACCATCAAAGAATTTGTATTAGGTGTACTTATAGTTCCTAGCCTACTTACTTTTTTCTGGATTACAGCATTTGGAACCTCAGCATTAGACATGATTTTAAACGGTAATGAAACCATTGCAAAAGCCGTTGATAATGACGTTTCAACAGCACTTTTTATCTTTTTTGAAAATTTTCCATTTACGATAGTATTAAATGTTGTTGGAATTATTCTAATTATGGGATTTTTTGTTACTTCATCAGACTCAGGATCTTTAGTCATAGATAGTCTAACCTCTGGCGGTAAAATTGAAGCGCCAGTCGGCCAACGTATTTTTTGGGCTGTAACTGAAGGAACCGTTGCAGCCGTATTATTAATTGGAGGCGGACTTGGTGCTTTGCAAACTGCTTCAATAGCAACTGGTTTACCCTTTGCTATCATTCTTCTTATCATGTGCTTTTCGTTGTATAGAGGCTTAAACGATGAAGTTAAAAAACGAGAAAAATCTAAAGAAGACCATCAAAGAAAAGACTATGAAAAAATTGTAAGTAACATAATTAAAAAAAGAATAAAAAAATAG
- a CDS encoding cupin domain-containing protein → MPSKQDLIEQLQLEKHPEGGYYKETYRSKITIKNESLPSEFTSVRSASTCIYFMLTSEEFSAFHKVNQDEIWHFYLGSRILLHMISPQGKYSKIKIGTDFSNGEIPQFVVPAQHWFAAEVTQPKSFALVGCTVAPGFDFKDFKLAKRKELQQKFPKHQALISRLTR, encoded by the coding sequence ATGCCCTCAAAACAAGATTTAATTGAACAACTCCAACTAGAAAAACACCCTGAAGGTGGTTACTATAAAGAAACCTATCGTAGTAAGATAACTATTAAAAATGAAAGTTTACCATCTGAATTTACTTCTGTTAGAAGTGCAAGTACTTGCATATATTTTATGTTAACTTCAGAAGAATTTTCTGCATTTCACAAAGTTAACCAAGATGAAATATGGCATTTTTACTTAGGTAGTCGTATTTTACTTCATATGATTTCACCTCAAGGCAAATATTCTAAAATTAAAATTGGAACAGACTTTTCAAATGGTGAAATACCACAATTTGTTGTTCCTGCTCAGCATTGGTTTGCGGCAGAAGTTACTCAACCTAAAAGCTTTGCGCTTGTGGGTTGTACAGTTGCGCCAGGTTTTGATTTTAAAGACTTTAAATTAGCCAAAAGAAAAGAACTTCAACAAAAATTTCCAAAGCATCAAGCATTAATATCAAGATTAACCCGATAA
- the purL gene encoding phosphoribosylformylglycinamidine synthase translates to MVVFFKSRKTHLFAVKINKRPDYETIKKLKWLFGDAFFIDKKEVEGKFIGPRQVMITPWSTNAVEITQNMGIDGISRIEEFHEFEDNSTEYDAMLFQKYHDLTQSIFEINTTPEAVKSITDIETYNKTEGLALSPEEVDYLKSLSKKIERLLTDAEVFGFSQVNSEHCRHKIFNGTFIIDGKEKEHSLFKLIKLTSEINPNGIVSAYKDNVAFLKGPKVEQFAPQRPDQASIYEAKEFNSVISLKAETHNFPTTVEPFNGAATGSGGEIRDRLAGGKGSIPLAGTAVYMTPYSRTGKNRSWENKIKEREWLYQTPLDILIKASNGASDFGNKFGQPLISGSLFTFEHEEHEHVLAYDKVIMLAGGIGYGKANQALKDTPQQNDDIIILGGDNYRIGMGGAAVSSADTGEFESGIELNAIQRSNPEMQKRAANAIRAMVELDKNPINSIHDHGAGGHLNCLSELVEDTGGKIDISKLPVGDKTLSAKEIIGNESQERMGLVMPPEEAKFLKKVANRERSPMYFVGKVTNNHRFTFSNSMSGETPMDLMLSDMFGSSPKTIMKDQHQVRKFSELEKLQPELIYSYTKDILQLESVACKDWLTNKVDRCVTGRVAKQQTLGELQIPLNNVGVMALDYNGKNGIATSIGHSPISGLINPIAGAKNSIAEALTNIIWAPLEHDLSSVSLSANWMWPCNNPGEDARLYDAVEAVSNFAINLGINIPTGKDSLSMKQKYKYKEVLSPGTVIISAAANCHEITNVIEPLLNPNAGQIYYLDLSKDSYKLGGSALAQSLNKIGQDAPSIKDDAYFKSQFNAIQQLIKAKKITAGHDISSGGLITCLLELCFGNLDLGAELDLSLIKEDNLLKLLFAENSGLVFQSNQDISAEIEELNLNAIPIGKANSTGIISIKHQQEKLQFNISDYRNIWFQRSFEFDCEQSGKIKAQERFENLEKAPLKFKFPTHFTGRKPNLPQQKIKAAILREKGSNSEREMARAMYLAGFEVKDIHMTDLMSGAENLEDVQFVAAVGGFSNSDVLGSAKGWAGAFKYNEHANLALRNFFSREDTMSLGVCNGCQLFVELGLLNQGDQLKPQLLHNDSHKFECQFTAVTIQESASIMLKNLEGSTLGIWAAHGEGKFQFPYEEHHYQIPAKYHAETYPANPNGSQYNSAMLCDETGRHLVMMPHLERSTFQWNWPYYPNNRTDEVTPWLEAFVNAKNWLEKTQ, encoded by the coding sequence ATGGTAGTTTTTTTCAAAAGCCGAAAGACGCACTTATTCGCAGTTAAAATCAATAAACGTCCTGATTACGAAACCATCAAAAAGCTAAAATGGCTCTTTGGTGATGCTTTTTTTATCGATAAAAAAGAAGTTGAAGGAAAATTTATTGGTCCGCGTCAGGTCATGATTACTCCATGGAGCACTAATGCAGTTGAAATTACCCAAAATATGGGAATAGATGGCATTTCTCGTATTGAAGAATTTCATGAATTTGAAGATAACTCAACTGAGTACGATGCCATGTTATTTCAAAAATACCATGATTTAACCCAAAGTATTTTTGAAATTAACACGACACCTGAAGCAGTAAAATCGATTACAGATATTGAAACCTACAATAAAACTGAAGGTTTAGCACTAAGCCCTGAAGAAGTCGATTACTTAAAATCATTAAGTAAAAAAATTGAAAGACTATTAACTGACGCCGAGGTTTTTGGCTTTTCGCAAGTCAACTCTGAGCATTGTCGCCATAAAATTTTCAATGGTACCTTCATCATTGATGGAAAAGAAAAAGAACACTCATTATTTAAACTCATAAAGTTAACCTCTGAGATAAACCCTAACGGCATCGTTTCTGCATACAAAGACAATGTTGCTTTTTTAAAAGGTCCAAAGGTAGAACAGTTTGCGCCTCAACGCCCAGACCAAGCCTCTATTTACGAAGCAAAAGAATTTAATTCGGTCATTTCCTTAAAGGCAGAAACGCATAACTTCCCAACAACTGTAGAGCCGTTTAATGGAGCTGCTACAGGTAGTGGTGGCGAAATTAGAGATCGACTTGCTGGTGGTAAGGGATCAATTCCATTAGCAGGAACAGCGGTATACATGACGCCTTATTCAAGGACAGGAAAAAATCGTTCTTGGGAAAACAAGATAAAGGAACGTGAATGGTTATACCAAACGCCCTTAGATATTTTAATAAAAGCCTCTAATGGCGCATCAGACTTTGGTAATAAATTTGGACAGCCGTTAATTTCTGGATCGCTGTTTACTTTTGAACATGAAGAGCATGAGCATGTTTTAGCCTATGATAAAGTGATTATGTTAGCTGGTGGTATTGGCTATGGCAAAGCAAATCAAGCCTTGAAAGATACACCTCAACAAAATGATGATATCATTATTTTAGGCGGAGATAATTATAGAATTGGTATGGGTGGCGCAGCAGTTTCTTCTGCAGATACAGGTGAATTTGAAAGCGGTATTGAACTTAATGCTATTCAAAGATCGAACCCAGAAATGCAAAAACGTGCTGCGAATGCTATTCGTGCAATGGTAGAGCTTGATAAAAACCCTATTAATTCAATTCATGATCACGGTGCTGGCGGCCACCTTAATTGTCTCAGTGAATTAGTTGAAGACACTGGCGGTAAAATTGATATTAGCAAACTCCCTGTAGGCGATAAAACCTTATCAGCTAAAGAGATTATTGGCAATGAGTCTCAAGAACGTATGGGATTAGTGATGCCTCCTGAAGAAGCAAAATTCTTAAAAAAAGTAGCTAATAGAGAACGCTCACCAATGTATTTTGTAGGTAAAGTCACTAACAATCACCGCTTTACCTTTAGTAATTCTATGAGTGGTGAAACACCAATGGATTTAATGCTTAGTGATATGTTTGGAAGTTCTCCAAAAACAATCATGAAAGATCAACATCAAGTCCGAAAATTTAGCGAACTTGAAAAACTGCAACCAGAATTAATTTATTCTTATACCAAAGATATACTTCAGTTAGAATCTGTAGCATGTAAAGATTGGTTAACCAATAAAGTAGACCGTTGTGTAACAGGTCGAGTCGCTAAGCAGCAAACACTAGGTGAATTACAAATTCCACTTAATAATGTTGGAGTAATGGCTCTAGACTACAATGGTAAAAATGGCATTGCAACTTCCATTGGCCACTCTCCTATTTCAGGGTTAATCAATCCTATCGCTGGTGCTAAAAACTCAATCGCAGAAGCTTTAACCAATATAATATGGGCTCCTTTAGAACATGATTTAAGTTCAGTGTCTTTATCAGCAAACTGGATGTGGCCATGCAATAATCCTGGTGAAGATGCTCGGCTTTATGATGCGGTTGAAGCTGTTTCAAATTTTGCAATTAATTTAGGCATTAACATTCCAACTGGTAAAGATTCTTTGTCAATGAAACAAAAATACAAGTACAAAGAAGTACTTTCACCAGGAACCGTAATTATATCAGCTGCAGCCAACTGTCACGAAATTACTAATGTAATTGAACCTTTATTAAACCCAAACGCAGGACAGATTTATTATTTAGATTTATCCAAAGACAGCTACAAATTAGGTGGCTCAGCATTAGCGCAAAGTCTTAATAAGATTGGTCAAGATGCCCCAAGTATCAAAGATGATGCCTATTTTAAATCTCAATTTAACGCCATACAACAATTAATTAAAGCTAAGAAGATTACAGCTGGTCATGATATTTCATCAGGCGGATTAATTACGTGCCTACTTGAACTTTGCTTCGGAAATCTTGACTTAGGTGCTGAATTAGACTTATCTCTAATTAAGGAAGATAATCTATTAAAATTGCTATTTGCTGAAAACAGCGGACTGGTTTTTCAGTCTAATCAAGATATTTCAGCTGAAATTGAAGAACTAAATTTAAATGCTATTCCGATTGGTAAAGCCAATTCAACTGGAATAATTTCAATAAAACACCAACAAGAAAAACTTCAATTCAATATTTCAGATTACAGGAATATTTGGTTTCAACGTTCATTCGAGTTTGATTGTGAACAAAGTGGAAAAATAAAAGCTCAAGAACGCTTTGAAAATCTTGAAAAAGCACCACTAAAATTCAAGTTCCCAACACATTTTACAGGAAGAAAACCAAATTTGCCTCAACAAAAAATTAAAGCAGCTATTTTGCGAGAAAAAGGATCAAACTCTGAACGCGAAATGGCACGAGCTATGTATTTAGCTGGTTTTGAGGTAAAAGATATTCACATGACCGATTTAATGTCTGGTGCTGAAAATTTAGAGGATGTTCAATTCGTAGCGGCAGTTGGCGGTTTTTCTAACTCAGATGTTTTAGGAAGTGCTAAAGGTTGGGCTGGTGCATTTAAGTACAATGAACATGCAAATCTTGCCCTACGCAACTTCTTTAGTCGCGAAGATACCATGTCTTTAGGAGTTTGTAATGGATGCCAGTTGTTTGTAGAACTAGGCTTATTAAATCAAGGTGACCAACTGAAACCACAATTATTACACAACGATTCGCATAAATTTGAATGCCAATTTACGGCCGTAACAATTCAGGAATCAGCTTCAATTATGCTTAAAAACCTAGAAGGCAGTACATTAGGAATTTGGGCTGCACACGGTGAAGGCAAGTTTCAGTTTCCTTATGAAGAGCATCACTACCAAATACCTGCTAAATATCATGCAGAAACCTATCCTGCTAACCCAAATGGATCTCAGTACAATTCTGCTATGTTGTGTGATGAAACAGGTCGACATTTAGTAATGATGCCTCATCTCGAACGCTCCACATTTCAATGGAATTGGCCTTATTATCCTAATAATAGAACAGATGAAGTTACACCTTGGTTAGAAGCTTTTGTAAATGCTAAAAACTGGTTAGAAAAGACTCAATGA